In Pseudonocardia cypriaca, a single genomic region encodes these proteins:
- a CDS encoding winged helix-turn-helix transcriptional regulator — translation MTRRSDCAIAGTLDVLGDRWSLLVVRDLLFSGTLRYGDLAASPEGIPTNTLADRLRKLEDAGIVAKERYQERPPRYAYRLTDRGRMLAPVLDAMATWGTAHLPGTRRLG, via the coding sequence GTGACCCGCCGATCCGACTGCGCCATCGCCGGCACCCTCGACGTCCTGGGCGATCGGTGGTCGCTGCTCGTCGTGCGGGACCTGCTGTTCAGCGGCACCCTGCGCTACGGGGACCTGGCCGCGTCACCCGAGGGCATCCCGACGAACACGCTCGCTGACCGGCTGCGGAAGCTGGAGGACGCCGGCATCGTCGCCAAGGAGCGCTACCAGGAGCGGCCACCCCGGTACGCCTACCGGCTCACCGACCGGGGACGGATGCTGGCTCCGGTGCTGGACGCGATGGCGACGTGGGGCACCGCGCACCTACCCGGGACGCGGCGACTGGGGTGA
- a CDS encoding RecQ family ATP-dependent DNA helicase yields the protein MTSTVSSDLRERAEAVLATLAGPGARLREDQWTAIHALVAERRRALVVQRTGWGKSAVYFVATALLRADGAGPTVIVSPLLALMRNQIDAAARAGIHAATVNSANTGDWERTYAAVASGEVDVLLVSPERLNNPDFRDRVLPQLTATAGMLVVDEAHCVSDWGHDFRPDYRRLRTLISELPAGIPVLATTATANDRVVVDVTEQLGLASGEPLVLRGSLDRESLRLSVVRLATPAQRLGWLADHLDALPGAGIIYTLTIAAAEEVADFLRERGHPVASYTGKTDPQERLAAEADLLDNRVKALVATSALGMGFDKPDLGFVVHLGAPASPVAYYQQIGRAGRAVERAEVVLLPGREDRDIWAYFASLAFPPEPLVRQTLAVLGDDAMSTAAVETRVDLSRTRLEMLLKVLDSDGAVRRVKGGWVATGEEWVYDRERHQRIAEARRAEQQAMLDYIDTTGCRMQFLRRQLDDPASERCGRCDTCTTPAWSTDVDQDAAAAAQERINRPGVEVAPRKQWPSGMAELGVGASGRIPATELAEPGRVIGRLSDIGWGTRLRELVDGDDAPVPGDVLDACVRVLAGWGWEQRPVGVVGIGSRTRPHQLDHLARRIAEIGRLPLLGTLTPAGPRPEAHANSPQRLAALWSAFEPPAFPVPNAPVLLVDDVIDSGWTATVAARLLRRAGASAVLPFALAQRG from the coding sequence ATGACCTCCACCGTCAGCTCGGACCTGCGCGAGCGCGCCGAGGCCGTGCTCGCCACGCTCGCCGGCCCGGGCGCACGGCTGCGAGAGGACCAGTGGACGGCCATCCACGCGCTCGTGGCCGAGCGCAGGCGAGCGCTCGTCGTGCAGCGCACCGGTTGGGGCAAGTCGGCGGTCTACTTCGTGGCCACGGCGCTGTTGCGGGCCGACGGCGCGGGGCCCACGGTGATCGTGTCGCCGCTGCTCGCGCTCATGCGCAACCAGATCGACGCCGCCGCGCGGGCCGGCATCCACGCCGCCACCGTCAACTCGGCCAACACCGGCGACTGGGAACGCACCTACGCCGCGGTCGCGTCCGGTGAGGTCGACGTGCTGCTGGTGAGCCCGGAGCGCCTCAACAACCCCGACTTCCGCGACCGCGTGCTGCCGCAGCTCACGGCCACAGCCGGCATGCTGGTCGTCGACGAGGCCCACTGCGTCTCCGACTGGGGCCACGACTTCCGCCCCGACTACCGGCGCCTGCGCACGCTCATCTCCGAGCTGCCCGCGGGTATCCCGGTGCTCGCCACCACGGCCACCGCCAACGACCGGGTGGTCGTCGACGTCACCGAGCAGCTGGGGCTCGCATCCGGCGAGCCGCTGGTCCTGCGCGGTTCGCTCGACCGGGAGAGCCTGCGGCTGTCCGTCGTCCGGCTGGCCACGCCCGCGCAGCGGCTCGGCTGGCTCGCCGACCACCTCGACGCGCTGCCGGGCGCCGGGATCATCTACACGCTCACGATCGCGGCCGCCGAGGAGGTGGCCGACTTCCTGCGCGAACGCGGCCACCCGGTGGCGTCCTACACCGGCAAGACCGACCCGCAGGAGCGGCTCGCGGCCGAGGCCGACCTGCTCGACAACCGCGTCAAGGCGCTCGTGGCCACCAGCGCGCTCGGGATGGGGTTCGACAAGCCCGACCTCGGGTTCGTGGTGCACCTCGGGGCGCCCGCGTCGCCGGTGGCCTACTACCAGCAGATCGGCCGTGCCGGGCGCGCGGTGGAGCGGGCCGAGGTCGTGCTGCTGCCGGGCCGGGAGGACCGCGACATCTGGGCCTACTTCGCCTCGCTCGCGTTCCCGCCCGAACCGCTCGTGCGCCAGACACTCGCCGTGCTCGGGGACGATGCGATGTCCACCGCGGCCGTCGAGACGCGCGTCGACCTGTCCCGCACCCGCCTGGAGATGCTGCTCAAGGTGCTCGACAGCGATGGCGCCGTGCGCCGCGTCAAGGGCGGATGGGTGGCAACCGGCGAGGAATGGGTCTACGACCGGGAGCGCCACCAGCGCATCGCCGAGGCCCGCCGCGCCGAGCAGCAGGCGATGCTCGACTACATCGACACCACCGGCTGCCGCATGCAGTTCCTGCGCCGGCAGCTCGACGACCCGGCATCCGAACGCTGCGGCCGCTGCGACACGTGCACCACCCCCGCATGGAGCACCGACGTCGACCAGGACGCGGCCGCGGCGGCGCAGGAACGCATCAACCGGCCCGGGGTCGAGGTCGCGCCGCGCAAGCAGTGGCCGAGCGGCATGGCCGAGCTGGGCGTCGGGGCGTCGGGCCGGATCCCCGCGACCGAGCTCGCCGAGCCGGGCCGGGTGATCGGCCGCCTGTCCGACATCGGCTGGGGCACGCGGCTGCGCGAGCTGGTCGACGGCGACGACGCGCCCGTCCCCGGCGACGTGCTCGACGCCTGTGTGCGCGTGCTCGCCGGGTGGGGGTGGGAGCAGCGCCCGGTCGGCGTGGTCGGCATCGGCTCCCGCACCCGGCCACACCAGCTGGACCACCTCGCCCGGCGGATCGCCGAGATCGGGCGCCTGCCCCTGCTCGGCACCCTCACCCCGGCCGGCCCGCGGCCCGAGGCACACGCCAACAGCCCGCAAAGGCTCGCGGCGCTGTGGTCGGCGTTCGAGCCACCGGCGTTCCCGGTGCCGAACGCGCCGGTCCTGCTGGTGGACGACGTGATCGACAGCGGCTGGACGGCCACGGTCGCCGCCCGCCTGCTGCGCCGCGCGGGGGCGTCGGCGGTGCTGCCGTTCGCGCTGGCCCAGCGCGGCTGA